AGGAAGCGCTGCGACCAGCAGAACAGTTCTGAACGCCTTGGAAAGACTGGGACGGGGGATACGCACTGACAGACTTAGGGGAGCGGTCCCATGCTGCCTCATACCAGCTGAAAATGGCTAGGTATTTGTTGCGACAAGATCAATCCCAGACCAACCGCGGAGTGCTCAAAATCTGGGTATGCAGTGTTTCCAAGCCGAGAACAGAACAAAATTGATTCCTGTGTTGACAGATCGGCACCCAGATCAAGCCACTAGAAAGCGGTCAAATTTTGATGCATAGCTGATCACAAGCAAACATCTCGAGCAACACCTGACGGATTCACGCCATGTGGCTGGCTTGGATCAGATGACAAGCAGCTGCAACAAAGCTGTGAATCTTGATCAAGCCTTGTTCAAGGCCTCAGCAAGATCCAAACAAAAGGCCGTTCAAAGCGCGACAGGAGAATCTGTCACCAGAGAACCGCGAAAGACCTCGCCAACGGGAATGCCTGGGAACCAGGCGAGAACGCCTTGGACTGCACAACTCAATTCGAGTCAATTGGAGCCGAAGCATCTTCAAGACGGGTTTCGTGGTGATGTTCCACGATTTCCAGATCACCTTTCTGCCAGCTGTAGATGGCTCGCGATCGGAAACGATCCTGATCAATCAGACGTGTGTATTCCTGGACATCCCAGTCGAGGTAATGCGATTCGAACACCACCTCGTGTTCATCCACCTGACGAATCCTCGTTCGTGACTCGACTTCTTCGAGATAGGCACGACTACGCAGCAACTGGTGTCCCATCAGTGTTGCTTCCATCACCCCTTCACGCTGATAACGGGGTTTGCGATCAAAGAAATCTGTTTCGTGTTCCGGCCACCAGCTCATGCGGTAGTGAGGATTGCCCACCCTCGATTCCGCAAAGATCTCCACCCGGATCATCATGTCCAGGAACAGGACCTCCTCATTTTTGAAAACGTATTGACGTCGTGACCGCCAAAGGCCCAGGTTTCGTGCAAACCAACGCCTGAGATTGCTGTCGAGATAAACCCGCTGCGAAGCCGGAGACTCACCGTCCGGGGGTGGAGCACCACGGCTTTCGACAGGGAGAAGGGCCATGCAAAGTCCTGACTGACAACAGTCTGTTCAAAATCATCTTAGCGGTTCTGCTGACCTTTGCAAAAACCCATAAGGTAAGGCTCATCTTTTGGAGCAACACCTGGTGGGCGGGATCGATCCCACACCACGTCAGCAGCTGACTCTGCTCCTGGTCGCAGGTCGTCACCATCTCTCCAGCGGGGATCTGCGTTCGCTGATCCAGTTCCTGGAACAGGAGGACTGCGGTTTTGACGTGACACTCCAGGTTGCTGATCCTGTCGAGCACCCGGAACTGCTGGAACTTCACCGGTTGGTTGTCACACCTGCTCTGGTGAAGCTGCAACCCATGCCAAAGCAGGTCTTTGCAGGTAGCAGCATTTTCCAGCAACTACGCGGCTGGGTGCCTCGATGGCAGCAGGATGAGGTCGTGAGCGGACTGGGCCTGAGCCTCAAGCCCACCGAGCTGGACGGAAGTCGTACTCAGCGGGAGCTTCAACTGGAGGATCAGCTGTTGGTTCTGCGGCAGGAGAATGAAACGCTGATTGATCGTCTGCAATCTCAAGAACGCCTTCTGAGAATGGTGGCGCACGAACTTCGCACGCCCCTGACGGCAGCGACGCTGGCACTGCAGAGCCAGCAACTGGGTCAGATCGATCTCAATCGATTCCGCGACGTCCTGAAGCGACGGCTCGATGAGATCGCACTTCTCTCCAAAGATCTGCTGGAGGTGGGAAGCACACGCTGGGAAGCTCTTTTCAACCCCCAGCGACTTGACCTGGCCAGCATTGCCGCAGAAGCAATTCTTGAACTGGAAAAGCTCTGGCTCGGTCGAGACGTGACCATCAACACAGACATTCCAGCCGATCTGCCACTGGTCTTCGCGGATCAGCGGCGCATGCGTCAGGTGCTGCTCAATCTTCTTGAGAACGCTCTGAAATACACCCAGGACGGCGGCACAATTGCACTCGCCATGGTGCATCGCACCAGTCAATGGGTGCAGGTAAGTGTCAGCGACAGCGGTCCTGGCATCCCCGAAGCAGAACAGCAACGCATTTTTCTGGACCGTGTACGACTTCCCCAAACCTCAGGAGGAACATCGGGCTTCGGAGTGGGGCTCTCCGTTTGCCGACGAATCGTTGAAGTTCATGGTGGACGCATCTGGGTTGTCTCAGAACCAGGAAAAGGAGCCTGCTTCACCTTCAATGTCCCTGTCTGGCAAGGACAAGGACAGGAAAACTTGATCACTGCCTTGACGGAGGGTCAGTCGGAACCGTAATTTCATTTGGTGCTCGGGAGAACACCTGAGAGCACGGCCTCGCCCCCATCGTCTAGAGGCCTAGGACACCTCCCTTTCACGGAGGCGACAGGGGTTCGAATCCCCTTGGGGGTATTGATTGATTTGCTTTTCGCAGCAAAACATCTCTAGCATGAATGTTTTTTATGACAATTGATCAGCTTCTGAGGGCCTCATTTAAGTGCCCCAAAAGGCTCAAGTAGAGAGAACCTTTCAGGCCTCACCGAAACGCCGGATAGTTTCTTCTTCAACCGCTAGAAGGTTGTCATTGAGGTCTTGTCGCAAGCGTTGCTCGATCAGTGCAACGGGCATGCCCTGACATCCCTGAACAGTGAGTTCGTACAGCACCAGAGTTTGATCAGGAACAGCCTTCAAACGCCAGGCACCTTCAAAACGACGAAAATCACCTTTCAGCATTCTGAACTGAAGCAATCCTTCTGGACGATGCTCCGTGAGTTCAAGCTGGACTTCAGCTGAAAATTTCAGGCCTAAAACCAGTTGCTGACTGCCAACCTGAGCGAGAGTAACTCGATTTCCTGAACGCTCAATCAGCTTGCTACGGCTGAGATTGGGGATGAATTTGCTAAGCCCTTCGTAGTCAGTGAGCACCTGCCAAAGGTTGTCCACTGTCTGATCCGTTCGCAGCTGAACAGCCAAGCGACGAACGCCCTGTGGCAGACGCTCAACAGTCTGTTCAATCGTCTGCTGACGACCTCTGGTTGCTCGCTGAAGGGTCGGCAAGGAGTCGTCGAAGTTCAACCTGAAAAAGGTAACAACGGAATCTTAAAGAAAGTCAGGCTGAAGGTCAGACCGCAATCTGATGTGAGGGTCTGAACGACTTGGGCTTGCTCTTGATGACACGACTATGATCGCGCGATCTTTCAAGGGAACAGACATTCCATGCGTGTCAGCTCGGCGGGTACCAGCAGCTACAACGAACGGATGTTCACGCTGGTCGTTGTCTGGCTGCAGGCCGGCAAACACCTTCGATCGGAAGAGCGAATCACCGTTTCCTACGACCGCCTGCAAACCACTGTTCAGACCATTAATGGCAGAGGTGGCCGGATTCAGTCTGTGATTCCAAACAATGAGCCGATCCAGGCAGGTGCACAGGCTACAAAAGCTACAATCGCTAAAGCTGTTGCTGCCAAGGCTTCTTCCTCGAAGGCTCCCGCCTCGAAGAGTTCTGCCAAGCAGGCTGAAAAACCGGCAGCCGCAAAGGCTCCCGCTAAGCCTGCCTCCAAAGCAGCTGCATCTAAAGCTCCCACCAAGCATGTAACCAAAGTGGATGCTTCCAAGGCTCCTGCAAAGTCTGCTCACCAATCGGTTCCCGTCAATCTCTACAAACCCAAAACCCCTTTTGTCGGAACCGTTCTAGGCAATTACAGCCTTCTGCAGGAAGGGGCGATTGGACGCGTTCAGCACATCACATTCGACCTCAGTGGGGGTGATCCCCATCTTGAGTATGTCGAAGGCCAGTCGATCGGCATTATTCCTGAAGGGACCGACGCCAAAGGCAAGCCGCACAAGCTTCGTCTCTACTCAATTGCCAGCACACGCCATGGAGATGACATGGCGGGCAAAACCGTTTCCCTTTGCGTCCGACAGCTCGAATACCAGAACGAAGCCGGAGAAGAAATCAAGGGTGTCTGCTCCACTTATCTCTGTGACATCAACCCTGGAGACAAAGTCAAGATCACAGGTCCTGTAGGCAAGGAGATGCTTCTTCCTGAAGATGAGGATGCCAACGTCATCATGTTTGCCACTGGCACCGGCATCGCCCCAATGCGGACCTATCTGCGCCGCATGTTTGAATCCGGCGAACGTGACAAAAACGGCTGGAAGTTCCGAGGCAAGGCTTGGCTGTTCATGGGTGCACCTAAGACGCCAAACCTCCTTTACGACGACGATTTCGAAAAGTATCAGGAGGAATTTCCTGACAACTTCCGCTACACGAAAGCCATTAGTCGCGAGCAGAAAAACACCAAGGGGGGTCGCATGTATATCCAGGACCGAGTCCTGGAGCACTCCGATGAAATCTTCTCGATGATCGAAGATCCCAAGACTCATGTCTACATGTGTGGATTACGTGGAATGGAACCTGGCATCGATGAGGCCATGACAGCTGCTGCATCCTCCAAGGGGCTGGATTGGGCAGAGCTGCGTCCTCAGCTGAAGAAAGCCGACCGCTGGCACGTTGAGACTTATTGAGTCTTCAGGGTCTGATTCCCGACAAAAGCCCACCTTTCGGTGGGTTTTTTTTTTGTTTTGGTTGTCCCGAGACGACGACAAAACATGGCGGGATGTTCTGGAGCACTGTCAGCACGGGGATTCCTGGTTAAACCTTCGTCAGAGCTTCCAGTGTCATGAGCGCAACGATGACAAACCCGCTGAGGGTCGGCCTGCGTCAGGAGCGAGTGATCGCCCCCCAATGCCTGGTGATCTTCGGAGCAAGTGGTGACCTCACGCATCGCAAGTTGGTGCCAGCGTTGTTCGAGCTGTTCAAACAGCGCCGCCTGCCAAGTGAATTCGCATTGCTGGGATGTGCTCGGCGCCCATGGAGTGATGAGGAATTTCGCCAAAAGATGGCAGAAGCCATGGAGACCACGGTGAATGAGAACCGTGCGGCCTGGGAGCAGTTCTCGGCTGGCATGTTCTACGAACCGGTGGATCTTCAGCAACCTGAGGACCTGGTGAAGCTCGGTCACCGACTCGACGAGATCGACAGATTGCGAGCCACCCGCAGCAATCGCACCTTCTACTTATCAGTCTCTCCGAAGTTCTATGGCAGCGGTTGTCGTGCTCTGGCTGATGCAGGCCTGCTGAAGGATCCGCAACGCAGTCGTGTGGTGATCGAAAAGCCCTTCGGCAGGGATTACGGCAGTGCTCAAACCCTGAATCGGGTGGTGCAAAGCTGCGGACAGGAAAATCAGATCTTTCGGATTGACCACTATCTGGGCAAGGAAACAGTCCAGAACATCATGGTTCTGAGGTTTGCCAACACCATCTTCGAGCCGATCTGGAACCGGAACTACATCTCAAGTGTTCAGATCACGGCGGCGGAAACGGTCGGTGTTGAGGAACGGGCCGGCTACTACGAAACATCAGGCGCCCTCAGGGACATGGTGCAGAACCACCTGACCCAGATGCTGGCGATCACAGCCATGGAAACACCTGGACGCTTTGACCCTGAAGCCATCCGCAGTGAAAAGGCGAAGGTTCTTCAGGCAGCACGGCTGGCAGATGAAAACGAACCCTGGAACTGCTGCATCCGTGGTCAGTACGGCCCTGGTGGGACCCAGGACTCACCCCTGCCCGGCTATCGCCAGGAACATGGCGTGGATGCCAACAGCACGACAGAAACCTATGTGGCGATGAAACTGTTCATCGACAACTGGCGTTGGCAGGGTGTGCCCTTCTATGTGCGCACGGGTAAACGACTGCCCAAGCGTCTCAGCGAGGTCGTGCTCACCTTCAGAGAAGCGCCGGTGCACCTTTTTGATGCCGCGGGTGGAGGTCCGACCGCCAATCAACTGGTTTTGAGAATTCAACCCGATGAAGGTGCTGAATTCCGTTTTGAAGTGAAGTCTCCGGGTTCCGGAATGCGCAGCCGACCAGTCGAGATGGAATTTTCCTACGACGAATCGTTCGGAGAGCCATCCGATGAGGGCTAT
Above is a window of Synechococcus sp. BIOS-E4-1 DNA encoding:
- a CDS encoding SRPBCC family protein; translated protein: MPTLQRATRGRQQTIEQTVERLPQGVRRLAVQLRTDQTVDNLWQVLTDYEGLSKFIPNLSRSKLIERSGNRVTLAQVGSQQLVLGLKFSAEVQLELTEHRPEGLLQFRMLKGDFRRFEGAWRLKAVPDQTLVLYELTVQGCQGMPVALIEQRLRQDLNDNLLAVEEETIRRFGEA
- a CDS encoding FAD-binding oxidoreductase — encoded protein: MRVSSAGTSSYNERMFTLVVVWLQAGKHLRSEERITVSYDRLQTTVQTINGRGGRIQSVIPNNEPIQAGAQATKATIAKAVAAKASSSKAPASKSSAKQAEKPAAAKAPAKPASKAAASKAPTKHVTKVDASKAPAKSAHQSVPVNLYKPKTPFVGTVLGNYSLLQEGAIGRVQHITFDLSGGDPHLEYVEGQSIGIIPEGTDAKGKPHKLRLYSIASTRHGDDMAGKTVSLCVRQLEYQNEAGEEIKGVCSTYLCDINPGDKVKITGPVGKEMLLPEDEDANVIMFATGTGIAPMRTYLRRMFESGERDKNGWKFRGKAWLFMGAPKTPNLLYDDDFEKYQEEFPDNFRYTKAISREQKNTKGGRMYIQDRVLEHSDEIFSMIEDPKTHVYMCGLRGMEPGIDEAMTAAASSKGLDWAELRPQLKKADRWHVETY
- a CDS encoding histidine kinase, which produces MGGIDPTPRQQLTLLLVAGRHHLSSGDLRSLIQFLEQEDCGFDVTLQVADPVEHPELLELHRLVVTPALVKLQPMPKQVFAGSSIFQQLRGWVPRWQQDEVVSGLGLSLKPTELDGSRTQRELQLEDQLLVLRQENETLIDRLQSQERLLRMVAHELRTPLTAATLALQSQQLGQIDLNRFRDVLKRRLDEIALLSKDLLEVGSTRWEALFNPQRLDLASIAAEAILELEKLWLGRDVTINTDIPADLPLVFADQRRMRQVLLNLLENALKYTQDGGTIALAMVHRTSQWVQVSVSDSGPGIPEAEQQRIFLDRVRLPQTSGGTSGFGVGLSVCRRIVEVHGGRIWVVSEPGKGACFTFNVPVWQGQGQENLITALTEGQSEP
- the zwf gene encoding glucose-6-phosphate dehydrogenase; amino-acid sequence: MSATMTNPLRVGLRQERVIAPQCLVIFGASGDLTHRKLVPALFELFKQRRLPSEFALLGCARRPWSDEEFRQKMAEAMETTVNENRAAWEQFSAGMFYEPVDLQQPEDLVKLGHRLDEIDRLRATRSNRTFYLSVSPKFYGSGCRALADAGLLKDPQRSRVVIEKPFGRDYGSAQTLNRVVQSCGQENQIFRIDHYLGKETVQNIMVLRFANTIFEPIWNRNYISSVQITAAETVGVEERAGYYETSGALRDMVQNHLTQMLAITAMETPGRFDPEAIRSEKAKVLQAARLADENEPWNCCIRGQYGPGGTQDSPLPGYRQEHGVDANSTTETYVAMKLFIDNWRWQGVPFYVRTGKRLPKRLSEVVLTFREAPVHLFDAAGGGPTANQLVLRIQPDEGAEFRFEVKSPGSGMRSRPVEMEFSYDESFGEPSDEGYVRLLADAMLGDPTLFTRSDEVEAAWRLYTPLLELIEDSPWQLPIHPYESRTWGPAASDALLARDGLLWRRP